In Cyclopterus lumpus isolate fCycLum1 chromosome 13, fCycLum1.pri, whole genome shotgun sequence, the genomic window ctaaccgtactgacagagctaacaaagctaacagtactgacagagctaacaaagctaaccgtactgacagagctaacaaagctaacagtactgacagagctaacaaagctaaccgtactgacagagctaacaaagctaaccgtactgacagagctaacaaagctaaccgtactgacagagctaacaaagctaacagtactgacagagctaacaaagctaaccgtactgacagagctaacaaagctaacagtactgacagagctaacaaagctaaccgtactgacagagctaacaaagctaaccgtactgacagagctaacaaagctaacagtACTGACAGAGCTAATGCTGCAACCGGCGTATGAGAGCAGCGGATCGTGACTCGCGTGCACAAAGCAAGCAGCTGTGTGGGTCCTCTGCTCAGGTTGACTTCACACTTATCTCCTCTTTCATCGCGGTTTGCTGCCGACGCTCTGCTGATCTTCTGGGAGCAGAGTTGCTCATCGATGTTGAGGAAAACATGAAAAGAGAAGTTGCTAAATGAGGCAGAAGGAGACGAGTGAGACTCAGTTATATAATTAAACCGGTTTTATAAGGAAATAACTCCCATAAAGAGCAGATTTATGAGACCTCCGGTTTCCCTTGAAGCAATATCTTGGGCTTTAAACCGGGGTCACGTTTGGCAAACACCCAAAAACATGCAAGCTGCCATTTACTAGACCCAAACTGCTGTcggggtgggaggaggaggggggggggggggtaccgtTATGAATAATACGACCGAAAGGAGTAACGAGTGGTGGACTTTACGTGAGCATGTTTATTGACATAGAATCCTCTTCATCTAAAGACCGAGATGCGACCTTCACAAACCCGACCCCTACTGTACGCGGTCTGCAGCCGGGGACGCAGGGGTCGCGacctgtgacctctgtgacctctgcgTCGAGTGCTTCTCCTTCTGCATtgtgtggtatgtgtgtgtgtgcgtgcgtgtgcacatTTGCTATTACAGTTGTTTACGATTGAATATACACTAAAATCAAAAGTATTACACAATTATCCAAACCGTACAGTCAAGGAGGAAACTCGGCCCAGATTTGAACCACCAAGCACAACGTCTGCCTCACACTGTTGgcaaacaacacacacttctatccattacacacacaagtatATCAAGATGTCACTTCCAAAGCACTGAAAGGCAGATGACCACACCTCTGTGCCAATTGGTTAACCAATCAGGTTTAAGCACAATGAAACTTTGTTGTGACTCCCCATTTGAGTTTATAGAgaacataaatgtatattatcATTCTGCAGCATTGGTCTTGTGTGGTGTCTAATGTTTACTGTTCAGctgtgtttagtgttttgcaGACATTGTGTGGGCCATGTTTTGCACTTTCTGTGTACTTCACAAGTAGAATTGCTCAAAGTGTGTTTTCAAGTGTAACTGGTCCAAACCAAAGGAAGTCATATGCAACGGGTGTGTTTCATATGGTAACAACATGTGGTTTTGATAAATTAGTGTATAGTGTTTCATTTTGCAAAGGATCTGAGGTGTtttgctaattgtgtgtgtgtgtgtgtgtgatcattgtgtgtgtgtgtgtgtgtgtgataattgtgtgtactgttttgaaaaaccaaaccaaaccatcCAAATCGTGCTTAagcaatcgagaaaaactgtaaacCCCAACGCAGCAGTGAAGGAATGTGATGGTAGATTGTCAGAGTCGTAGGCTGAAAGTGAAGGGattaggggtgtgtgtgtgtgtgtgtgtgtgtgtgtgtgtgtgtgtgtgtgtgtgtgtgtgccaggccCCAGTGCTGCTCGGTCTTGACCTGTGTGTACATGCCATGCCTTAAAGGGCCTAAAACACGCCTCGTCCTGcagagcaaataaataaatgtgctcTGGGGGCCTGTGGCTTCACGTTCACCTTTCACTTACTGACACTAtctccctgtcacacacacacacacacacacacacacacacacacgtgcttgGTGCATGTCAGTCACAGTGGGCTGGATGGCCCTTCACCTGTGCAGAGGCTCCAGGTTTGGTGTTGGAGGCCCATGTGAAGGTGAGGCCCAGCTGAACAAACAGCTCGTGGTCTGTCACGGTTCCCTTGAGAGGTTTTGAAGGCCTCACCTCCATCAGGTGACCACGTCTGGGAACGTCTCAGGTTAATATTTACACTCCTGTGTAGATATACAAATCTGATCGCTTCATATTTGATTGAATGTCCTTCAATCATTGGTggactttctctttttttaagatgaaTATGTAAAGGATCCAATCAGATCTGCTGACGGAAAACGATCAAACCCGTCGATTCGTTTCCTCCCAATGGACACGtaccttcatgtgttaaagctgcattctctctactgaccaccaggggacgactcctctggttgtatagaagtctatgcttcatgtgttaaagctgcattctctctcctgaccaccagggggcgactcctctggttgtatagaagtctatgcttcatgtgttaaagctgcattctctctactgaccaccaggggacgactcctctggttgtatagaagtctatgcttcatgtgttaaagctgcattctctctactgaccaccaggggacgactcctctggttgtatagaagtttttgcttcatgtgttaaagctgcattctctctactgaccaccaggggacgactcctctggttgtatagaagtatatgcttcatgtgttaaagctgcattctctctcctgaccaccagggggcgactcctctggttgtatagaagtctttctGCTTTCTTTCTGATGTGTATGAGGATTGtaagtttttgttttgtttttatttcagttttaagtttagattttttaattaaattaaatatttgttgtatttgttttattttaagttttctttaagtacattttgctgagaATACCTTCTCCACTGCTCTCAAACTCACCCGAAATAATAACAACGATAAAACATAAAGGAACGATTATGTAACATCtacaatggaggaaaaaaaacaagagtgaatgaattaaaaataaaaacatgcattctttgtgtttttcaaactcGAGTGTGGCGGCAATATTCAGGAAGTTATGGAACTTCCCTTTTTGGTTTCTGAGTCGGTGCTTTCACACTTTATCTTAGTTAAACATCCGCTTTCCTCTGAACTGCAACAAGTCACCGGTCGCACATGCAGCCTGAAACACACATTGATCTTTTCGTTGGTTTATGCTTCATCTTTTGAGAAGTTTGTGCGTATTAACCGATTACAACGAATCCTTATGATCTACTTTTCACTTTCCACTGTTTCTTTCTGCTTTCTGGTGAATGTTATCACGACAACAAGATGGAATAAAGCcatgaataataaatgcagcgctgacacacacacacacacacacacgcacgcacacacacacacacacacacacacacacacgctgcaggggAAGCATTCACACAGAAACTCCTGTGGGGAACTCGACCGGCTCCTCCACACAAGTGAGGGCTTGTAGAGTTTCTCCAGAAGGAAACAAAGTGAACCCGGATTTaagaatccacacacacacacacacacacacacacacacaatatatatagaGTGCATATTATTCCAGCGCACAAAAGGTGCACACAATTTCCCTTTCTATGACCTTTGTTTGACTAATATTAGTCATAACTTTCCTTTGTGCTCTCCAGAGGCGGACCCGCCTCCTCATAACCAGACCTTTAACGGTgaatcaggaggaagaggagagcttttattctgaaactcTACCGCCACCTAGTGGTTCCGCCGCGCAGCCGCACATCCTGCAGCCTCACACCCTGTGAGGAGAAGCTGAAGCTCGAGGTGGCGCTAGAGGGCTAAACATCCAACCCTCTCTGAAGCTGCAgctcggctctgattggctctcgttggctctgattggctctcgttggctctgattggctctgattggctctcgttggctctgattggctctgattggctctcgttgtctctgattggctctgcttggctctgattggctctcgttggctctgattggctctcgTGCAGGCCTTACATTCTGGACTCTTCTCTTGTCAAAGCAAGCTTAATTTTATAGTTCATGAGTATTCTCTCATCATACGATTACtgagagacagaaggaaagaagacatatgatatcaatataaataatcatgatcatcatcattattattattattattattattattattattaataataatattattacatcatTAGAATATTATATCgtccttctttctttccagaaaaatagtattattattctattaaaaaaaagaaagtttgtattattatatttctcctttctttttagaagattattatatattatattattatatatcaatattcgtatcattgttgttatatttcttctttctggatcatatttattattattataactattaaATGAAACTAATATTATAGCTATCATAATACAACTGatgattatgataataataacaattattataattataatttatattataattatccACGAGTCCCTATCAGACCATTGTCATTTGCCGAgtgtgtcattattattattaccagtCGGGCAGCACTGCAGGTGattgtgtgtcagtgttgtgttgcaCAAGAAGAAGTTACACAACTCCTCCTGGAGGGACCCGGTCTACTAGAAGATCCACCAGAGGGAGCACCAGAGGATCCACTAGAGAATCCACCAGAGGGAGGACCCGGGGGTTCCCCTTTACCTCCCAACAAAGTCCACTTGGActcttgttttcatttatttgattcataaaatacatttaaaaaagacccAAACTTTGTGTTGAGGTGATTCTAGCGCACAAGAAACCACacactgcattctctctcctgaccaccagggggcgactcctctggttgtatagaagtctatgcttcatgtgttaaagctgcattctctctcctgaccaccagggggcgactcctctggttgtatagaagtctatgcttcgtgtgttaaagctgtattctctctcctgaccaccagggggcgactcctctggttgtatagaagtctatgcttcatgtgttaaagctgtattctctctcctgaccaccagggggcgactcctctggttgtatagaagtatatgcttcatgtgttaaagctgcattctctctcctgaccaccagggggcgactcctctggttgtatagaagtctatgcttcgtgtgttaaagctgtattctctctcctgaccaccagggggcgactcctctggttgtatagaagtctatgcttcatgtgttaaagctgtattctctctcctgaccaccagggggcgactcctctggttgtatagaagtctatgcttcatgtgttaaagctgcattctctctactgaccaccagggggcgactcctctggttgtatagaagtctatgcttcatgtgttaaagctgtattctctctcctgaccaccagggggcgactcctctggttgtatagaagtctacgcttcatggcGTGGTTGTCTCCTACATGTTGTCAGTGGGCGTGGTCGTCGTCTACGTGGTGTCAGTGGGCGTGGTCGTCCTCTTCCTTGGTGTCAGTGGGCGTGGTCGTCTTCTACGTGTGTCAGTGGGCGTGGTCGTCCTCTTCCTTGGTGTCAGTGGGCGTGGTCGTCTTCTACGTGGTGTCAGTGGGCGTGGTCGTCTTCTACGTGGTGTCAGTGGGCGTGGTCGTCCTCTTCCTTGGTGTCAGTGGGCGTGGTGGTGTCAGTGGGCGTGGTCGTCCTCTTCCTTAGCTGCAGCCCCGCCGCTGCTCTCTCAGGTGTGTCACTCAGCTGTCTGCTCTCAGTCCTGAACGGGAACCAGGTCCGTAATTAAAGCTCTTAAATTATAAACGGCCTCTTTAGTTGttcagtcattattattattattttgaattaaaacacCTTCTCTTCCGGTCGCTAGTCGTCTACAATGGGAGGACGGGGCAAACGAAAGGAGGCTCTACCGGGGGACAGCGGAGCGGGCCTGGCCGAGAAGCACGCACCTGTTCCCGGCTCGACTGTCCCGGACGTGGCCGCTGGTCCGACAGGTAGGGGCGACTTCCGCCGGTTTTAGTGCCCGTTTGAAACGACCTTGTCCCCCAAGAAACCTCTCTTAGTATTCAGGTGTGCAGTGGACAAAACTAACTCTATATTTAtacttatatattatacaagCCTATTTCTACAGCAACTGCAGTCAAAATGCACCGAGAAATGCTCTAAAACATTATGACCTTCATTAAAGTAGGATTTATTACAGTATTGTTGTATCAGATAAATCCACCTAATAAAgagtttgttttatatttaaaatcatacatttaacatttaaatagaaatgACTCAAGTACTTTGTTTATGTACTTTCAAagctaaacaacaacaggaaaagGATAACAAATATATGTTGGCTCCTACATTCCTTGTTTATTAATATGAATCTAATGCTTTCTTCCTCTATTCAcatgtaatctagtaaaatgaagtgttggtgatgaactagaataaatgcagatgttttcacatgaatataaaatagatattcgagatgaattatgagctgtttaacttcctcACACACTCGTTATTACACTTAATTAACACCAAGAATGACTcaaaaaattatgttttatttttatgcagATAAACACAATTTGTGAAATCACCAACTGAAAAGTGAAGACCTGTCAATTCAACattaaacattttcagtttttatgtTGTGGATcaattttacaaaaaaaaaaaattaaataataaataaagtaagtaAGTGCACctcaaaattatatttaagtACAAAATTGATAATAAGTTACTTTCAAAGCGGAACGTCGTGTGGAAGCTGAAGGTTTCACCGGCCTCTTGTTTCCTCACCAGAGTCCAGAGGCTCCGCCTACGGCGTCGGGGAGAAGGTCTACCTCGGGGTCCGGGTCAAGATGCCAGTGAGGGATCTCCTGAGGAAGATCCGCACCGACCAGGGCTTGGAACCTCATGATTTCCAGGTAAATATTTCAGTTGGGACTCCGTGATGAAACATgagcatatatacagtatacagtatacagtgtgtatatatatatatatatatatatatatatatatatatatatttatatatatataaatatattttgtatgtatcgctttcaaattaaaataaaacaccaaaCTGGGAATAATTTAGAGCAATTTAAATGAagtattacacattttattccTTCACATTTGGTTTTCTAAGTGCCATAAACGGCTGGATGTCTTTATCTTTATTCTGAAACCTTTAGATTGTGCAGTCTTTCCTCCACGACAAACTACACTACACGTCAAATGCATATtgattgatatataatatttataaaatctatcctgtgtttgtttttgttttttcttcttctttcacagAGGATGTACGGCAAAAAAGTCAAAGGTCAGTGAAACATCGAGCTTTGGAGAGTTGGTCGAGTGTGTTCGTCCTCTAATTGTTAGTGAGCGACCGCTCTGATTGGTTCGTCTGACTGGTTCGTCTGACTGGTTCGTCTGACTGGTTTCTCTGACTGGCTCTTCACTCATAGATGTCCCTATTCTGCTGTTTAGCTTGGTTTTACTTCTGTTTTGCACGGTCTGGCCGTTGTAAATTAGTTCTGCCTGTTTtggcttttaattattttcatttcatttcattacattacattacattacatgtcatttagctgatgcttttatccaaagcgacttacaataagtgcattaaaccatgagtccaaactcagaacaacaagaatcaagaaagtacaatttcgcAACGACAGCGGTCGCATCACGGCATCAGATCAATAACACAAGTTCAGGTCGGAATCGGCATCTCGAAGGGAAAAAGCTTCATGAGAACTTCGGTACGACTTCCCATAAATACTCGGAGCCTCTTTGGTTCATGAACGAGTTTCTGTTTCTGGACGGCAAAACCAACAGGAAGCAACAGAAACCAGCCTGCAGAAACCACATCTCCATTTACGCTGAGGGAAAACATTCTGGATCGTAACCTGAgccttttgaaaatgttatttaatgaTCTGTTCCACAGGAGCTGGAAAGAAAGTCAAAATGCGTGCAGCGCGGCGAACCTGCATGGTGAGTGTTTCAAAGGAAGTGTTTAAGGAAGGCTGCAGATTAACCTGTCAGCTCTTTTAATGACTCTCGCATACCTGGGCCGTCCTCTGTCACGCAGAGGAAACGCTCCACGAAAAGCCTGGACGAGCTGTCAATCATCGtggaggtgttggaggaggACCTCCGGATGGGCAACACCTGCCGCTCCCCTCCCCAATCTCTGCCGTCCCCCAACCCTCCGGTGTCCCCCAAGTGGTCTCCAACCGGTACGTCacgtttttatatatatatacatattttaaatatatatattatatttcatattttattttattatatataaaacatacagtatgtatatatatatatatatatatatatatatatatatatatatatataatataatatattatataagatatatttgtatagtttttatatattatagtttCAGTTAAATAATTCAACCGTGATAAATATGTTGGCAGCAACTACAACCGCCCTTCACTCGGCGTGCCGGGACTAACCGGTTTAACCGTAACCGCGGTTATGCAGGTCACGGTTTTATAACCGTAAGCTGTGGGGAAATGAGCAGGAAGTGTTTTCTTTACACCGTTTGACCAGCATTGTGTGAAATGTAAGTTGTACCGCCGGTCGTTATCGGAGGATGTTCAGTAAAAACCGTAACGTTTAGATCGGCGGGGCGAGAGCTAGTGACGTTAGCCGGAGTCAACGGCTAACGTGTCTCTGGTTCGGAGGTTCCATTTCGTTCCCATTGCGctgcgttcaagctctattcGGTAAAAGTATCAGACGACGGTAAATTAGAACGTTGCCACGATGTGTTCAATGTAATATTTTTGGGTGAGAAACGTGCGtcagcagcaccgctaacgttcaaatgatgatgcattcaggctctcctcggtgaacatgagtactggctgaaggtgatgataacgttctcatgatgcgttcaggtgtaatctagttAAATGTAGCGTTGGtgataaactagaataaatccagatgttttcacatgaatataaaacagaTATTATAGGTTAATTTAACTAAAGCTCATTATTACATAATCcatcattattataaataaatgtctctcCTCATGAATGTTCAGGGTACAACAGTGACGAGTCTGACGAGATGATCCCGAGCCCCGACTGCTACGCGGCCCGCCCGGCGGAGTACCAGCCGGTGCTGTGCCCCCCCGGCTTCATGGACGCCGGCCCCCCCTGGCCTCTCGCCGGCGGAGCGGAGGCGGAGCGGTCCGGCGCCCGGCACTTGGACTGGAACCGGGACCACTCCACTTTCTTCTGGTCTCAGcttcagagagaggagagccagcTGGCGGACGTCTCCGACGCCGAGCTGCTGGCGCCCGACGAGCACGGCAAGACGTGAGTTTGATGCCGGTGTCTACGAGGCgcgtgctgccttcaggtgtccgttggTCTCAATGCGAGTGTTCTCGTCCCTCCAGAGCTCTCCACCAGGTGGTGTGCATTGGAAAGAGGGCGCTGGGCTACGCCATCGCCAGAAGAATGGCCGCCTCCAACAGCCTGGACCTCAAAGACTCCGACGGGATGGTAATTATGAGTTTGGGGTTCCCCGTCCGACACGGTCCAGCGAACGCATCATTTGGGCACAAACAGGGTGAACTGTTTTGGGGGAATtttgtggtcaaaggtcaccgtgacctcgCCGCTGTACCTCACCAAATgtcacacacattacattacattacatgtcatttagctgacgcttttatccaaagcgacttacaataagtgcattaaaccatgagtccaaactcagaacaacaagaatcaagcaagtacaatttcttcaataacgttaaactacaaagtgctatcagtaagagacatttaagagctactaaagtgttaaactactagagtgctactacggctctaccttccctattcaaggtatggtcgaaaaagatgtgtttttagtttgcgacggaagatgtagagactttctgctgtcctgatgtcaatggggagctcgttccaccaatgaggagcca contains:
- the zgc:113279 gene encoding NF-kappa-B inhibitor zeta; translation: MLSVGVVVVYVVSVGVVVLFLGWAWSSSSLVSVGVVVSVGVVVLFLSCSPAAALSGVSLSCLLSVLNGNQSSTMGGRGKRKEALPGDSGAGLAEKHAPVPGSTVPDVAAGPTESRGSAYGVGEKVYLGVRVKMPVRDLLRKIRTDQGLEPHDFQRMYGKKVKGAGKKVKMRAARRTCMRKRSTKSLDELSIIVEVLEEDLRMGNTCRSPPQSLPSPNPPVSPKWSPTGYNSDESDEMIPSPDCYAARPAEYQPVLCPPGFMDAGPPWPLAGGAEAERSGARHLDWNRDHSTFFWSQLQREESQLADVSDAELLAPDEHGKTALHQVVCIGKRALGYAIARRMAASNSLDLKDSDGMTPLLHAAKHNHHLMVADLILLGADVNEANHSGKTCLHLSAEKGYTRVLEVLKNTMLDGMYVDVEATDNSGMSVLQCASVALKAAVRNLECRKFPNPTQLHTLRQQQMLETLECLLQMGSYLHTMGSQSMQPRFG